A section of the Humulus lupulus chromosome 2, drHumLupu1.1, whole genome shotgun sequence genome encodes:
- the LOC133816322 gene encoding uncharacterized protein LOC133816322 produces the protein MGNYASCTLSGPGGKHFCKATKVIFPGGEVRRFDGPVKAAELMLETPSFFVVNVRSMRLGQRFSPLNADEDLELASVYIMFPMKRVNSPITAADMGAIFLAANSATKRGGGGGRKTRVLPSEFGENWRTYDMAAEEEKEEERVAAAGPKLNLDDIEDFSAPEFLHRVSMSRSKKPLLETIAEEPVFSR, from the coding sequence ATGGGAAACTACGCCTCATGTACTCTGTCAGGCCCTGGTGGGAAGCACTTCTGCAAAGCCACCAAAGTCATCTTCCCCGGCGGTGAAGTCCGACGCTTCGACGGCCCTGTAAAGGCCGCCGAGCTAATGCTTGAGACGCCGAGCTTTTTCGTCGTCAACGTACGCTCCATGCGGCTCGGTCAGCGGTTTTCGCCGCTCAACGCCGACGAAGACCTCGAGTTGGCTAGCGTCTACATCATGTTTCCCATGAAGAGAGTCAATTCCCCCATCACCGCGGCCGACATGGGCGCTATTTTCCTCGCCGCTAACTCTGCCACCAAGCGCGGTGGCGGAGGTGGCCGGAAGACTAGGGTTTTGCCGTCGGAGTTCGGTGAGAACTGGCGGACATATGACATGGCAGCAGAGGAGGAGAAGGAGGAGGAACGGGTGGCGGCGGCTGGTCCGAAGTTGAATTTGGATGATATAGAGGATTTCTCGGCGCCGGAGTTCCTGCATAGGGTGTCCATGAGTAGGTCTAAGAAGCCATTGTTGGAGACTATAGCAGAAGAACCAGTTTTCTCAAGATAA